From the genome of Sulfurihydrogenibium subterraneum DSM 15120, one region includes:
- a CDS encoding EVE domain-containing protein, with amino-acid sequence MENYYLLKTEPTEYSYDDLEREGKTVWNGVKNPLAQKFIKSMKKSDKVFIYHTGNEKAIVGLGEVMSDPYLDENNLYVVDIKPLKRLKPLTLKEIKSMPEFKDFYLVKMPRLSVMPVPENLVKLILEKTT; translated from the coding sequence ATGGAAAACTACTATTTACTCAAAACAGAGCCTACAGAGTATTCATATGACGATTTAGAAAGAGAAGGTAAAACAGTCTGGAACGGTGTCAAAAACCCGCTTGCCCAAAAGTTTATAAAAAGTATGAAAAAATCAGACAAGGTTTTTATATACCATACAGGAAACGAAAAAGCTATTGTAGGACTTGGAGAAGTTATGTCAGATCCTTACTTAGATGAAAATAATCTTTATGTTGTAGATATCAAACCTTTAAAAAGATTAAAACCTTTAACTTTAAAAGAGATAAAATCTATGCCAGAATTTAAAGATTTTTACTTAGTAAAAATGCCAAGGTTAAGTGTAATGCCTGTGCCAGAGAATCTGGTAAAATTAATATTAGAAAAAACAACCTGA
- a CDS encoding MTH1187 family thiamine-binding protein, whose product MSFLVEFSMFPTDKGESVSQYVSRIINMIDSSGVPYKLTPMGTVFETNTMEEALNIINQAYKQLEPDCNRVYTVIKMDIRKNTENRIEGKVKSVEEKLGKEVRK is encoded by the coding sequence ATGTCATTTTTAGTTGAGTTTTCAATGTTTCCTACAGATAAAGGAGAAAGTGTAAGCCAGTATGTAAGCAGAATAATAAATATGATAGACAGCTCAGGCGTACCTTACAAACTAACACCTATGGGAACAGTTTTTGAGACAAACACAATGGAAGAAGCTCTCAACATAATAAACCAAGCGTATAAACAACTTGAACCAGACTGCAACAGAGTTTATACAGTTATAAAGATGGACATAAGAAAAAATACAGAAAACAGAATAGAAGGAAAAGTAAAATCAGTAGAAGAAAAGTTAGGTAAAGAAGTGAGAAAATGA